From one Streptomyces sp. R41 genomic stretch:
- a CDS encoding lipoate--protein ligase family protein: MHGEYKIPGGKLVVVDLDVEDGVLRHARVAGDFFLEPDEALDAVNHALNGAPADTDATGLAARIDAALPVGTVMYGLTSEGIGIAVRRALAHATDWTDYDWQLIHEGPQSPALHMALDEVLTAEVAAGRRPPTLRVWEWGAPSVIIGSFQSLRNEVDLEGAARHGIEVVRRISGGGAMFVEPGNTITYSLSVPEALVQGLSFQDSYAYLDDWVLGALGDMGIKAWYQPLNDIATDQGKIAGAAQKRVVGPVDGGGPGAVLHHVTMSYDIDADKMLEVLRIGREKLSDKGTKSAKKRVDPLRRQTGLAREAVIERMIDSFRGRYGLADGKVTEEELARAEELARSKFGSAEWTGRVP, from the coding sequence ACGGAGTGCTGCGCCACGCGCGCGTGGCAGGCGATTTCTTCCTCGAACCGGACGAGGCGCTGGACGCCGTCAACCACGCGCTGAACGGGGCCCCGGCCGACACCGACGCGACAGGCCTGGCCGCCCGCATCGACGCCGCGCTGCCCGTGGGCACGGTCATGTACGGGCTGACCTCGGAGGGCATCGGGATCGCGGTGCGCCGGGCGCTCGCGCACGCCACCGACTGGACGGACTACGACTGGCAGCTGATCCACGAGGGTCCGCAGTCCCCGGCGCTGCACATGGCCCTGGACGAGGTGCTGACCGCCGAGGTCGCCGCGGGCCGGCGTCCGCCGACGCTGCGCGTGTGGGAGTGGGGCGCCCCGTCCGTGATCATCGGCAGCTTCCAGTCGCTGCGCAACGAGGTCGACCTGGAGGGGGCCGCACGCCACGGCATCGAGGTCGTGCGCCGGATCTCCGGCGGCGGCGCGATGTTCGTGGAGCCGGGCAACACCATCACGTACTCGCTCTCCGTGCCCGAGGCGCTCGTCCAGGGGCTCTCCTTCCAGGACAGCTACGCGTATCTCGACGACTGGGTGCTGGGCGCGCTCGGCGACATGGGAATCAAGGCCTGGTACCAGCCGCTGAACGACATCGCCACGGACCAGGGCAAGATCGCGGGCGCCGCCCAGAAGCGGGTGGTGGGACCCGTGGACGGGGGCGGGCCCGGCGCGGTGCTCCACCACGTGACCATGTCGTACGACATCGACGCCGACAAGATGCTCGAAGTGCTGCGCATCGGCCGGGAGAAGCTCTCCGACAAGGGCACGAAGAGTGCGAAGAAGCGGGTGGATCCGTTGCGCCGGCAGACGGGGCTCGCACGCGAGGCGGTCATCGAGCGGATGATCGACTCGTTCCGCGGCCGGTACGGGCTGGCGGACGGCAAGGTGACAGAGGAGGAGCTGGCGCGGGCGGAGGAGCTGGCGCGGTCGAAGTTCGGGTCGGCG